One genomic window of Candidatus Pseudobacter hemicellulosilyticus includes the following:
- a CDS encoding glycoside hydrolase family 97 catalytic domain-containing protein has protein sequence MQMKYPAWICLALLILNAATLLAQTSYKVQSPDKKLTARFFVRDEKAGYQLAVNGQPVLLDSRLGLVTSTADLSTGLTLESASKPIRVRDQYVLKNAKRSSISVDAWERRFTLRTTTGQKLVVIFRLSNDGLAFRYALPGTAAAPLRILEEQSSFHFPANTRGWLQPMADAKTGWEQTNPSYEEYYQKDIPAGTASPTAAGWVFPALFKTGDNWVLLSEAGLDRSYSATRLQQHSSDNEYRIGFPQAAEVLVKGAKPGPVHNLPWETPWRIIAAGSLKTLVESTLGTDLAAPAIKVDTALVRPGKAAWSWAIYKDDSTVYGAQKRFIDYAHDMNWEYCLVDALWDTQIGYDKIKELASYAAAKKVGLLLWYNSAGNWNTVNITPKDKLLTREQRRKEFALLRDMGIKGVKIDFFGGDDQSMIGYYLDILDDAADYGLLVNFHGCTLPRGWQRTYPHLMTMESIKGFEFITFEQANADEEPAHAATIPFTRNIFDPMDFTPMALHSIPKINRRTTAAFELALSVVFLSGIQHFAETPEGMAAMPGFVKDYLRQLPAYWEDTRFLDGYPGRYFAVARRSGQRWYLAAINGGTEPRSLQLDCSFLPPNKKIILLADGPAGSLTRQELTLPANKKLPVTLPPHGGLVLLVD, from the coding sequence ATGCAGATGAAATACCCTGCCTGGATATGCCTTGCCCTGCTGATCCTGAATGCCGCAACCTTGCTGGCGCAGACCAGCTACAAGGTGCAGAGCCCTGATAAAAAACTGACAGCCCGATTTTTTGTGCGTGATGAAAAAGCGGGATACCAGCTGGCTGTCAACGGCCAACCCGTACTGCTGGATTCCCGGCTGGGGCTGGTGACCAGTACCGCCGACCTGTCCACGGGATTAACATTGGAATCCGCTTCAAAACCTATCCGTGTCCGGGATCAATATGTATTGAAGAATGCTAAACGGTCATCTATATCCGTAGACGCCTGGGAGCGGCGTTTCACCCTGCGAACAACCACCGGCCAAAAGCTGGTGGTTATTTTCCGGCTCTCCAATGATGGCCTGGCCTTCCGGTACGCGCTGCCCGGCACTGCCGCCGCTCCGTTGCGTATCCTGGAAGAACAAAGCAGCTTCCACTTTCCGGCCAATACCCGTGGGTGGCTGCAGCCCATGGCTGATGCCAAAACAGGCTGGGAACAAACCAATCCTTCTTACGAAGAATACTACCAGAAAGACATTCCTGCCGGCACTGCTTCTCCCACAGCGGCGGGCTGGGTTTTTCCGGCCCTCTTTAAAACAGGCGACAATTGGGTACTGCTCAGTGAAGCCGGGCTGGACCGCAGTTACAGCGCTACCCGCCTGCAACAGCATTCGTCCGATAATGAATACCGGATCGGTTTTCCGCAGGCCGCAGAAGTGCTGGTGAAAGGCGCAAAGCCCGGACCGGTGCATAACCTGCCCTGGGAAACGCCCTGGCGCATCATTGCAGCAGGCAGCCTGAAAACACTGGTAGAATCTACACTGGGCACTGACCTGGCGGCGCCTGCCATCAAAGTGGATACGGCATTGGTTCGTCCCGGCAAAGCCGCCTGGAGTTGGGCTATTTATAAAGATGATTCTACGGTATACGGCGCACAAAAGCGGTTCATAGATTATGCCCATGATATGAACTGGGAATACTGCCTGGTGGATGCATTGTGGGATACACAGATCGGCTACGATAAAATCAAAGAACTGGCCAGCTATGCCGCCGCTAAAAAAGTGGGACTGCTGCTCTGGTACAATTCCGCGGGCAACTGGAATACGGTCAATATCACCCCCAAGGATAAACTGCTGACCCGGGAACAGCGTCGCAAAGAATTTGCGTTGCTGCGGGATATGGGTATCAAAGGTGTGAAGATCGATTTCTTTGGCGGGGACGACCAGTCCATGATCGGGTATTACCTCGATATCCTGGACGATGCAGCCGATTATGGCCTGCTGGTCAATTTCCATGGCTGCACCCTGCCCCGTGGCTGGCAGCGGACCTATCCGCACCTGATGACCATGGAGTCCATCAAAGGGTTTGAGTTCATTACGTTTGAACAGGCCAATGCGGATGAGGAACCGGCGCATGCTGCCACTATTCCTTTCACCCGGAATATTTTTGATCCCATGGATTTTACGCCCATGGCCCTGCACAGCATCCCGAAGATCAACCGCAGGACCACAGCGGCTTTTGAGCTGGCCCTGTCTGTAGTATTCCTCTCAGGCATCCAGCATTTTGCTGAAACGCCGGAAGGCATGGCCGCCATGCCTGGCTTTGTAAAGGACTACCTGCGGCAATTGCCTGCCTACTGGGAGGATACGCGCTTCCTGGATGGATATCCCGGTCGCTATTTTGCCGTGGCCCGTCGCTCCGGCCAGCGCTGGTACCTGGCGGCTATTAACGGCGGAACGGAGCCGCGATCTTTACAATTGGACTGTAGCTTTTTGCCACCCAATAAAAAGATAATACTGCTGGCCGATGGGCCTGCCGGTTCTCTTACCCGGCAGGAGCTTACGCTGCCAGCCAATAAAAAACTGCCAGTGACATTACCGCCTCATGGCGGGCTGGTGCTGCTGGTGGACTGA
- a CDS encoding RagB/SusD family nutrient uptake outer membrane protein yields MKIANYISTALVFMAVMALCAGCKKDFLERAPSDLITADETFGNIENAEDFLNNAYDIFPSWFYKPVDGGVWALASGTDEAEQIWDADRDVNFFNTGNVNPQYFPMYDRYFDLYATIRRANILLENYDKIPDEIGSGSQEITRKKRLKGEAFGLIAYCYFELFKMWGDVAIVKTSLDFSDPNVNQLHRSPVSEVYAYVLQNVDSAVNILPASYQSDALYGRMTSTAVRSIAARASLYYASALFNKDNLKERWEEAARMNKAAIDYAGQNGFALSETASDKFSAYERVFQDTRNSEVLFTRFGMNTRSYYDNWDKITESTGFGGDGGTQPLQEMVDSYEMSNGLPITDPGSLYNEQQPYLNRDPRFYYTINYHGRSWKGRNFNMKNGGQDRITWTPAPNYYVRKILAEEYNLFTYSNYRYRPWVLFRITELYLNYAEALNEADGDITEIYGAVNKIRRRVNMPDLPAGLNKTQLRDRIRRERRVELAFEGHRFWDVRRWKIAEFTDNVEVHGILVNDDNSYSTSLIEKRNFNPAKNYLLPIPQPEIDKNPNFVQNPGY; encoded by the coding sequence ATGAAAATTGCTAACTATATTTCTACGGCCCTGGTTTTTATGGCAGTCATGGCCCTATGTGCCGGCTGTAAAAAGGATTTCCTGGAACGGGCGCCCAGCGATCTGATAACGGCCGATGAGACCTTCGGCAATATCGAGAACGCAGAAGATTTCCTGAACAATGCCTACGATATTTTTCCCAGCTGGTTCTACAAACCTGTAGATGGCGGTGTATGGGCGCTGGCTTCCGGTACTGATGAAGCCGAGCAGATCTGGGATGCAGACCGCGATGTCAACTTCTTCAACACCGGCAATGTGAACCCGCAGTATTTTCCCATGTACGACCGGTACTTTGATCTCTACGCTACCATCCGCCGCGCTAATATCCTGCTGGAGAATTACGACAAGATCCCCGATGAGATCGGCTCCGGCAGCCAGGAGATCACCCGGAAGAAACGCCTCAAGGGAGAGGCCTTCGGCCTGATCGCCTATTGCTATTTTGAACTGTTCAAGATGTGGGGTGATGTGGCTATTGTCAAAACCTCCCTTGATTTCAGTGATCCCAATGTGAACCAGCTGCACCGCAGCCCGGTGAGTGAGGTATATGCTTATGTATTGCAGAATGTGGATTCGGCAGTCAATATCCTGCCAGCCAGCTACCAGTCGGACGCCCTCTATGGCCGCATGACGTCCACGGCTGTCAGGTCCATTGCTGCCCGCGCCAGCCTCTACTATGCCAGTGCGTTGTTCAATAAGGATAACCTGAAAGAACGTTGGGAGGAAGCGGCTCGTATGAACAAGGCAGCCATCGACTATGCCGGGCAGAATGGCTTTGCGCTTTCTGAAACAGCCAGCGATAAGTTCTCCGCCTACGAACGCGTATTCCAGGATACCCGTAATTCAGAAGTGCTGTTCACCCGTTTCGGGATGAATACCAGGAGTTATTATGATAACTGGGACAAGATCACTGAGTCTACCGGCTTCGGTGGCGATGGCGGCACCCAGCCGCTCCAGGAAATGGTGGACTCCTATGAAATGAGCAATGGCCTGCCCATCACCGATCCCGGTAGTCTCTATAATGAGCAGCAGCCCTATCTCAACCGTGATCCCCGTTTTTATTATACCATCAACTACCATGGCCGCAGCTGGAAGGGCCGGAATTTCAATATGAAGAATGGCGGGCAGGACCGCATCACCTGGACGCCCGCGCCCAACTACTATGTGCGCAAGATCCTGGCCGAAGAATACAATCTCTTCACCTATTCCAACTATCGCTACCGCCCCTGGGTATTGTTCCGGATAACAGAGCTGTACCTGAACTATGCCGAAGCGCTGAACGAAGCGGATGGGGATATCACGGAGATCTATGGGGCTGTCAATAAGATCAGGCGCCGGGTCAATATGCCCGACCTGCCTGCCGGATTGAACAAGACCCAGCTGCGGGACCGTATCCGCCGTGAACGCCGGGTGGAACTGGCTTTTGAAGGACACCGGTTCTGGGATGTGCGCCGCTGGAAGATTGCGGAGTTCACAGATAATGTGGAAGTGCATGGGATACTGGTCAATGACGACAATTCCTATAGCACCAGCCTGATTGAAAAGCGGAATTTCAATCCCGCCAAAAACTACCTGCTGCCCATCCCGCAGCCGGAGATAGACAAGAACCCCAATTTTGTGCAGAACCCCGGTTACTGA
- a CDS encoding discoidin domain-containing protein translates to MKYLSIYFIAAAVLLVAGCSKDELPFSNSAGNNRIFMTQAKKAFYEAIVNQRTPAQSDSLVPFFMNATLAGWGYEYAPEDIPLEFELDYSTWDSLNAARQEAGLPLWERVPDSIFSFPDGNAVIPRGSYYSNDIAFTISARKMPDGHNYLVPVRLKKVGAGFTLNEELSIAYYQLKLSPPVELSRRGWTIKEVSSQETVGEGPNNGLARFILDGNKATFWHTKYLDGLDQLPHHLVIDMQQPQSLLGLNITGRQGSEHGNPNIVDIQLSDDGNTWSQPITLELDNTERTQIRYFKSAQTGRYLKLTVRVTMGNTAFTYLSEVAAF, encoded by the coding sequence ATGAAATACCTGAGCATATACTTTATTGCAGCAGCCGTTCTCCTGGTGGCTGGCTGCAGCAAGGATGAGCTGCCTTTCAGCAATAGTGCCGGCAACAACAGGATCTTTATGACGCAGGCCAAAAAGGCTTTTTATGAAGCCATCGTCAACCAGCGCACACCGGCGCAGTCCGATAGCCTGGTGCCTTTTTTCATGAATGCTACCCTGGCCGGCTGGGGTTATGAATATGCGCCGGAAGATATTCCCCTGGAATTTGAACTGGACTACAGCACCTGGGATTCGCTGAATGCGGCTCGCCAGGAGGCTGGTCTGCCTCTCTGGGAACGCGTGCCCGACAGCATCTTCAGCTTTCCGGATGGCAACGCTGTTATTCCCCGGGGAAGTTATTACAGCAATGATATCGCCTTTACCATCAGCGCCCGCAAAATGCCCGACGGCCATAATTACCTGGTGCCGGTCCGCCTGAAAAAGGTTGGTGCAGGCTTTACGCTCAACGAGGAGTTGTCCATTGCCTATTACCAGCTGAAGCTCTCGCCGCCGGTGGAGCTGTCGCGCCGGGGCTGGACCATCAAGGAGGTCAGCTCCCAGGAAACAGTAGGGGAAGGACCTAACAACGGCCTGGCCCGTTTTATCCTGGATGGCAATAAAGCCACTTTCTGGCATACCAAGTACCTGGATGGGCTGGACCAGCTGCCCCATCACCTGGTGATTGATATGCAGCAGCCGCAATCCCTGCTGGGCCTGAATATTACAGGCAGGCAGGGATCGGAGCATGGCAATCCAAATATTGTGGATATCCAGCTGAGTGATGACGGCAATACCTGGAGCCAGCCCATCACGCTGGAGCTGGACAATACCGAAAGGACCCAGATCCGGTATTTTAAATCGGCCCAGACTGGCCGTTACCTCAAGCTCACCGTGCGTGTGACCATGGGGAATACCGCTTTCACTTACCTGAGTGAGGTGGCTGCTTTTTAA
- a CDS encoding TonB-dependent receptor, which yields MKFMVFFLLVACMQVAAKGYSQKISLRVTNTPLEKVLREIEKQAGAPFFYDRKVIQKAAPITLTLNGVSLEQALNECLRQESLLYKNINGTIVIRSRQPMLTLSSLTVPDRVVTGKVFDDNGKPLGGVSVNVKGTGIGTVTSEDGSYSLKIPDDARTLEYSFLGFAVEDVLIDGRNSIDVQLRRSTADMDEVVVVGLNNKQTKRSIVGAVATIQTKELKQSPVANLSNALAGRLPGLFTVQSSGQPGSDGAAMFIRGLSTYGPNKAPLVVIDGLPRANGNFQQIDANEIESVSILKDASSTALYGIQGANGVIVVTTKRGKSGKPSINFTAQTALQQPVRLPQLMSSYENAVYENTIARNDGEAIKWTDDQLQKFKDGSDPYQYPDVNWFRTMLRDNAWQQQYNLNVSGGGPQVKYFVSGSYIKQGTLLQHEDDNIFGVKSKFDRYNFRSNVDLKLTNMLDVQVDLAGRLEERVGPGSGFESVFSNINAIGTMGSTMLNPNGTIAAGGVKQLTASNPYALVTRSGYYNEYTNVMYGTLSARHKLDLITPGLSIQGMFSFENNNFKGTYRRANYDAFWYKGLDGNGEPQYQQQTTRSSLSTSGSANISRYNYTDLRINYDRSFGQHNVSGQILANRTLTVTNDELPYAYQGVSTRFLYNFDRRYFVEMNMGYNGSENFPEDKRYGLFPAVSAGWIISDEAFLQSVGVIDMLKVRGSYGLVGNDKIGSARWLYLSDYASGGNYYFGVNPQNGGGFNESRIGNPNVTWEKSAKANIGIDASFFNNSLQITYDLFREVRSDILTAPGTIPSYVGVNNVSPRNTGEVLNRGMEVEVRYNKKFGNFRFFTTAQVTYAKNKIRAYDQPLPQYPYQNLVGYEIGASLGYNSLGYFQSQKDIENSAIQDFGVALMPGDIKYQDVNGDGVIDPSDRIPIVANNVPPLMFGFSIGGSWKGLDVSLLFNGTDGGISYIGPGVSSVIYREAWTPENAATAKAPVLHSTGNTWQPSNFWFQSSDYIKLRNAEIGYTLPSGYLQRYKIGYVRFFLNGQNLAIWDKIIVKDRDPEATDGGNVRYPIQRIINFGLNIQF from the coding sequence ATGAAGTTCATGGTGTTCTTCTTATTGGTAGCCTGTATGCAGGTAGCCGCTAAAGGATACTCCCAGAAGATCTCCCTGCGGGTCACCAATACCCCGCTGGAGAAGGTCCTCCGGGAGATCGAAAAGCAGGCCGGCGCTCCGTTCTTCTATGACCGTAAGGTGATCCAGAAAGCGGCCCCCATTACGCTGACCCTGAACGGCGTCAGCCTGGAGCAGGCGCTGAACGAATGCCTGCGACAGGAATCCCTGCTTTACAAAAATATTAACGGCACTATCGTGATCAGGAGCCGGCAGCCCATGCTCACGCTGAGCTCACTCACCGTGCCCGACCGCGTAGTGACCGGAAAGGTCTTTGACGATAACGGCAAACCGCTGGGCGGTGTGAGCGTGAACGTGAAAGGCACGGGCATTGGTACCGTCACTTCAGAGGACGGCAGCTACTCGCTTAAGATCCCCGATGACGCCAGAACGCTGGAGTATTCCTTTCTCGGCTTTGCCGTGGAAGATGTGCTGATAGATGGTCGTAACAGTATTGACGTGCAGCTGCGCCGCAGCACCGCTGATATGGATGAAGTGGTAGTGGTGGGCCTCAATAACAAGCAGACCAAAAGGTCTATCGTAGGCGCTGTGGCCACTATCCAGACCAAGGAGCTCAAACAAAGTCCTGTGGCCAATCTCAGCAATGCGCTGGCTGGTCGCCTCCCGGGCCTGTTCACGGTGCAGTCCTCCGGTCAGCCCGGTTCCGATGGGGCTGCTATGTTTATCCGCGGTCTCAGTACCTATGGACCCAATAAAGCACCGCTGGTGGTCATTGACGGGTTGCCCCGCGCCAACGGCAATTTCCAGCAGATTGATGCCAACGAGATTGAATCCGTCTCCATTCTGAAGGATGCCAGCTCCACAGCCCTCTATGGTATCCAGGGCGCCAATGGCGTAATTGTGGTGACCACCAAACGTGGTAAATCCGGCAAGCCCTCCATCAACTTCACCGCACAGACCGCCCTGCAGCAGCCGGTGCGTCTGCCGCAGCTGATGTCCTCCTACGAGAATGCGGTGTATGAAAACACCATTGCCCGCAATGATGGGGAAGCCATCAAATGGACGGACGACCAATTGCAGAAATTCAAAGACGGCAGCGATCCCTACCAGTATCCCGATGTCAACTGGTTCCGGACCATGCTCAGGGATAACGCCTGGCAGCAGCAGTATAACCTGAATGTAAGTGGCGGCGGACCCCAGGTGAAATATTTTGTCTCCGGCAGCTATATCAAACAGGGTACTTTGCTGCAGCATGAGGACGATAATATCTTCGGTGTGAAGAGCAAGTTCGACCGGTATAATTTCCGCTCCAACGTAGACCTCAAGCTGACCAATATGCTGGACGTGCAGGTGGACCTGGCCGGCAGGCTGGAAGAGCGGGTAGGACCCGGCAGCGGCTTTGAATCTGTGTTCTCCAATATCAACGCCATCGGCACCATGGGTTCAACCATGCTCAATCCCAACGGTACTATCGCCGCGGGTGGCGTAAAACAGCTGACCGCTTCCAATCCCTACGCGCTGGTCACCCGCTCCGGTTATTACAATGAATACACCAACGTGATGTATGGTACCCTGAGCGCCCGGCACAAGCTGGATCTTATTACACCCGGCCTGAGCATCCAGGGGATGTTCAGCTTTGAGAACAATAACTTCAAAGGCACTTACCGCCGCGCTAACTATGATGCTTTCTGGTACAAGGGACTGGATGGCAACGGGGAGCCGCAATACCAGCAGCAGACCACCCGCTCCTCCCTGTCCACTTCCGGTTCGGCCAATATCTCCCGGTATAATTACACGGACCTGCGGATCAATTACGACCGCAGCTTTGGTCAGCACAATGTATCCGGCCAGATACTGGCCAACAGGACCCTCACCGTTACCAACGATGAGCTGCCCTACGCTTACCAGGGTGTCAGTACCCGTTTCCTCTATAATTTCGATCGCCGCTATTTTGTGGAAATGAATATGGGCTATAATGGCTCAGAGAATTTCCCGGAAGACAAGCGTTATGGCCTCTTTCCAGCAGTTTCCGCCGGCTGGATCATCAGTGATGAAGCCTTCCTGCAATCGGTGGGCGTCATTGATATGCTGAAAGTGCGGGGCTCTTACGGCCTGGTAGGGAATGATAAGATCGGCAGCGCCCGCTGGCTCTACCTGTCCGATTATGCTTCCGGCGGCAACTATTATTTCGGCGTTAACCCGCAGAACGGTGGCGGCTTCAATGAAAGCAGGATCGGTAATCCCAATGTTACCTGGGAGAAATCGGCCAAGGCCAATATCGGTATTGATGCGTCTTTCTTTAATAATAGTTTGCAGATCACGTACGACCTGTTCCGTGAAGTACGCAGTGATATCCTCACTGCTCCCGGCACCATTCCCAGTTATGTGGGTGTGAACAATGTGTCCCCCCGCAATACCGGTGAAGTGCTGAACAGGGGGATGGAAGTGGAAGTACGCTACAATAAGAAGTTTGGCAATTTCCGTTTCTTCACCACCGCACAGGTCACTTACGCAAAGAATAAGATCCGCGCTTATGATCAGCCCCTGCCGCAGTATCCTTACCAGAACCTGGTAGGGTATGAGATCGGCGCCTCGCTGGGATATAATTCACTCGGTTATTTTCAATCGCAGAAGGACATTGAGAATAGCGCCATCCAGGATTTTGGCGTAGCCCTCATGCCCGGCGATATCAAATACCAGGACGTGAATGGGGATGGGGTGATTGATCCCTCCGACCGCATTCCTATTGTAGCCAATAACGTACCGCCGCTGATGTTCGGCTTCTCTATCGGTGGGTCCTGGAAAGGGCTGGATGTAAGCCTGCTCTTCAACGGTACCGATGGCGGCATATCCTATATTGGTCCCGGTGTGTCCAGTGTCATTTATCGCGAAGCCTGGACCCCGGAGAATGCCGCTACTGCCAAAGCGCCAGTGCTGCACAGCACCGGCAATACCTGGCAGCCTTCCAATTTCTGGTTCCAGAGCTCGGATTATATCAAGCTCCGCAACGCAGAGATCGGTTATACCCTGCCTTCCGGATACCTTCAACGATATAAGATCGGGTATGTGCGGTTCTTCCTCAACGGGCAGAACCTGGCTATCTGGGATAAGATCATTGTCAAGGACCGTGACCCGGAAGCCACGGATGGCGGCAATGTCAGGTATCCCATTCAACGCATTATCAACTTCGGTTTGAACATTCAATTCTAA
- a CDS encoding glycoside hydrolase family 43 protein, whose amino-acid sequence MYKWLCILLALTGPQVLPAQDRPVYLFSYFKDNGQDGLHLAYSEDALQWTALNKDAALLSPALGQNKLMRDPCIIRGGDGLFHLVFTISWKEPSIGYASSKDLVHWSPQKQIPVLQQDSGVRNCWAPEITYDPATKEYLIYWSSTITGRFPAGTESEDGFNHRIYCVTTKDFNAFSETRLLYEPGFNVIDASIVRDGKRWVMFLKDESLQPVPAKNLKLAFARKLAGPYSPATAPITGQYWAEGPATVKKDNQWLLYFDKYQEGSYGAMSSTDLRNWKDISDKISLPKGIRHGSIFTVTRAEFDHLLMHTLK is encoded by the coding sequence ATGTATAAATGGCTTTGTATCCTGCTGGCCCTGACAGGGCCGCAGGTGCTGCCGGCACAGGACCGGCCGGTATATCTTTTTTCCTATTTCAAAGACAATGGGCAGGATGGACTGCACCTGGCTTACAGTGAAGATGCGCTGCAATGGACGGCGCTCAATAAAGATGCTGCGCTGCTGTCGCCCGCGCTGGGCCAGAACAAGCTCATGCGGGATCCCTGTATCATCCGTGGTGGCGATGGCTTGTTCCACCTGGTGTTCACCATCAGCTGGAAGGAGCCGTCTATTGGTTATGCTTCTTCCAAAGATTTGGTGCATTGGTCGCCCCAAAAGCAGATCCCGGTATTGCAGCAGGATAGCGGGGTGCGCAATTGCTGGGCGCCGGAGATCACCTATGATCCGGCCACAAAGGAATACCTGATCTATTGGTCGTCCACCATTACCGGCCGCTTCCCGGCTGGTACGGAATCGGAGGACGGGTTCAATCATCGGATCTACTGTGTCACTACCAAAGACTTCAACGCTTTTTCTGAAACCAGGTTATTGTACGAACCAGGGTTCAACGTGATTGATGCGTCCATCGTGCGTGATGGCAAACGCTGGGTGATGTTCCTGAAGGATGAAAGCCTGCAACCTGTGCCGGCCAAGAACCTGAAGCTTGCGTTTGCCCGCAAACTGGCTGGTCCTTACAGCCCCGCCACTGCGCCCATCACTGGTCAATACTGGGCGGAAGGACCTGCTACGGTGAAGAAGGACAACCAATGGTTGCTGTATTTTGATAAATACCAGGAGGGCAGTTACGGGGCCATGAGCAGTACTGATCTGCGGAACTGGAAAGATATTTCAGATAAGATCAGTCTGCCCAAAGGCATCCGTCATGGCAGCATCTTTACTGTCACCCGTGCTGAATTTGATCACCTGTTAATGCATACGTTGAAATGA
- a CDS encoding glycosyl hydrolase family 28 protein: MKYLILGWAISLFGCAKQFHEQPVADSAKTAFLLGTGTVTTYPWPASLPAAYKSTVFTVTANGSGINLYNAGNNSWNNPVSYGQFDMSGGTVTVAVTPGFSYSTFKIVPASLGLTGTKSGSTITFELPSPQQVTLVFDNNYQGRVLHLFAEKAETNIPSPTDPNVAYYAPGYYDLSGSSPITLASNQTLYIAGGAVIRGRVKIDGVSNVTVRGRGILLNDYNSATDNIALALGGVTNATVRDIIVSRNIGSWTSSMHGCSFVNVINYKAVSPKFASTDGFNINSSHDILFDSVFIHSADDAIAIKGMSNVSPASSLPVYNITYKNAKLWADANNAIGIGAETKASRFENIRFENIDVLYNFDDRDHPNVLPDRSAINIFSLEGTYFKDIHFENIRVEKAKRLINIHMDETFYFGALTGNWTSYPGNMRNITYKNITSTSDGSNEIKLQGWNDGHRIDTVRFENIQINGSYVNNFSDSRFNINRFANALTLVHPGGTVNGDKYNASADFATTQGKRHWYYRGWKAGVGNYNYTWNPDASNHWRGPNAYDAIWNGSGNVYLHPDNSSQAMLEWQAPKAGTVRITGLVKKGNTDGGDGVNVSIWQNGTMVWPSTGWQTIAWNDGTGVSHDFTINVAFGDVISFRVDQRSDPGWDTTFWGPEIIYQ, from the coding sequence ATGAAATACCTGATCCTTGGATGGGCCATAAGCCTCTTTGGCTGTGCCAAACAATTCCATGAACAACCTGTTGCGGATTCCGCAAAGACGGCTTTCCTGCTGGGCACCGGAACCGTGACTACTTATCCCTGGCCCGCCAGTCTGCCGGCGGCGTATAAGTCTACCGTCTTCACTGTTACCGCCAATGGCAGCGGCATCAATCTCTACAATGCGGGCAATAACAGCTGGAACAATCCTGTCAGCTATGGTCAGTTTGATATGTCGGGCGGTACGGTGACCGTCGCCGTTACCCCTGGATTTTCTTACAGTACGTTTAAAATAGTGCCGGCTTCCCTGGGCTTAACAGGCACCAAAAGCGGCAGCACCATTACGTTTGAGCTGCCCAGTCCGCAGCAGGTGACCCTGGTCTTCGACAATAATTACCAGGGCCGGGTACTGCACCTGTTCGCAGAAAAAGCGGAGACCAATATTCCCAGTCCCACGGATCCTAATGTGGCATATTATGCGCCTGGTTATTATGATCTCAGTGGCTCATCGCCCATTACCCTTGCTTCCAACCAGACCCTGTACATCGCCGGCGGCGCGGTGATCCGGGGTCGCGTAAAAATTGACGGGGTCAGCAATGTGACTGTCCGTGGCCGGGGCATTCTTTTGAATGATTATAACAGCGCCACAGATAATATTGCCCTGGCCCTGGGTGGCGTAACCAATGCCACGGTCCGGGATATTATTGTCAGCAGGAATATCGGTAGCTGGACTTCCTCCATGCACGGTTGCAGTTTTGTGAATGTGATCAACTACAAAGCGGTGAGCCCCAAATTCGCCAGCACGGATGGCTTCAATATCAACAGCAGTCATGATATCCTGTTTGATAGTGTATTTATCCATTCGGCAGATGACGCCATTGCCATCAAGGGCATGTCCAATGTGTCGCCCGCCAGTTCCCTGCCCGTGTACAATATCACGTATAAAAATGCCAAGCTCTGGGCCGATGCCAACAATGCTATCGGTATTGGCGCAGAAACAAAGGCATCCCGCTTTGAAAATATCCGTTTCGAGAATATTGATGTGCTGTACAATTTTGACGACCGGGATCATCCCAATGTGCTGCCGGACCGATCGGCCATCAATATCTTCTCCCTGGAAGGCACGTATTTTAAGGATATCCATTTTGAGAATATCCGGGTGGAGAAAGCCAAAAGGCTGATCAACATCCATATGGATGAGACCTTCTACTTTGGCGCCCTTACCGGCAACTGGACATCCTATCCAGGCAATATGCGGAATATCACCTACAAGAATATCACGTCTACTTCCGACGGCAGCAATGAGATCAAGCTCCAGGGCTGGAATGATGGACATCGCATTGATACCGTCCGCTTCGAGAATATACAGATCAACGGCAGCTACGTCAATAACTTCTCCGACAGCCGCTTCAACATCAACCGTTTTGCCAATGCATTGACACTGGTGCATCCCGGTGGAACAGTGAATGGGGATAAGTACAACGCCTCGGCAGATTTTGCCACTACCCAGGGCAAGCGTCACTGGTATTACCGCGGCTGGAAAGCGGGCGTAGGGAACTACAACTATACCTGGAACCCGGATGCTTCCAATCACTGGCGCGGTCCCAATGCCTATGATGCTATCTGGAATGGTAGCGGCAATGTATACCTGCACCCGGACAACAGCAGCCAGGCCATGCTGGAATGGCAGGCGCCCAAGGCTGGTACGGTGCGCATCACCGGCCTGGTCAAAAAAGGCAATACCGATGGTGGTGATGGCGTGAACGTCAGCATCTGGCAGAACGGTACCATGGTATGGCCATCCACCGGCTGGCAGACCATTGCCTGGAATGATGGCACAGGTGTGTCTCATGACTTCACCATCAATGTGGCTTTCGGCGATGTGATCTCTTTCCGGGTAGACCAGCGTTCGGATCCCGGATGGGATACCACGTTCTGGGGGCCCGAGATCATTTACCAGTAA